In Zonotrichia albicollis isolate bZonAlb1 chromosome 3, bZonAlb1.hap1, whole genome shotgun sequence, a single window of DNA contains:
- the NSL1 gene encoding kinetochore-associated protein NSL1 homolog, whose translation MPRPAGRHRAAAGSASGPAFSPRPGREMEAPPKPEAAGAGPGPGPGPVMGEARRDPRVRCCSRRGLGAVLELCAPFVRALAQGQPGGAAAEADAIWNFETAVRENVTINGQPWEEASDDSRLQSDSNIKILEDQFDELIVETATRRKQWPKKILVHAIETMKAEQEMLKLYQPVVKPADIRPQPSQDAYIADLKQAAEVASKQISEAMQCIPALIEKAEGFSQALTMQPTLELCKLRQEVFSGFKVKEENNVQNSVPPGEVTPTGTVCSKNPYVLLKRRKAADSPGRRRYPLRRRKITLSA comes from the exons ATGCCGCGCCCCGCGGGAAGGCACCGAGCGGCCGCGGGTTCCGCTTCCGGGCCGGCATTTTCCCCGCGTCCCGGGCGGGAAATGGAGGCGCCGCCGAAGCCGGAGGCGGccggcgcggggccggggccggggccggggccggtgATGGGGGAGGCGCGGCGGGACCCGCGGGTGCGCTGCTGCTCGCGGCGCGGGCTGGGCGCCGTGCTGGAGCTGTGCGCGCCCTTCGTGCGGGCCCTGGCGCAGGGACAGCccggcggggccgccgccgAGGCGGACGCGATCTGG AACTTCGAGACAGCGGTGCGGGAGAACGTCACCATTAACgggcagccctgggaggagGCCTCGGATGACTCCCGGCTGCAGAGCG ATTCCAATATTAAAATTCTGGAGGATCAATTTGATGAATTAATAGTAGAGACAGCAACTAGGCGTAAACAGTGGCCTAAAAAGATCCTGGTGCATGCTATCGAAACCatgaaagcagagcaggagatgTTG AAGCTCTACCAGCCTGTGGTAAAACCAGCAGACATAAGACCTCAGCCTTCTCAAG ATGCTTACATCGCAGATCTGAAGCAGGCGGCAGAGGTGGCATCCAAACAGATCAGCGAAGCCATGCAG TGTATTCCAGCACTCATAGAAAAAGCAGAAGGTTTTTCCCAAGCATTGACTATGCAACCAACCTTGGAACTCTGCAAGCTGCGACAAGAAGTCTTTTCTGGTTTCAAGGTGAAGGAGGAAAACAATGTCCAAAATTCAGTACCACCAGGAGAAGTCACACCAACAGGAACTGTTTGCAGTAAAAATCCTTATGTTTtgctgaaaagaagaaaagctgcaGATTCCCCCGGGAGAAGGCGCTACCCACTGCGGCGGAGGAAGATCACTCTCAGTGCATGA
- the BATF3 gene encoding basic leucine zipper transcriptional factor ATF-like 3, which produces MWAPAPPRPLRHLAAAPPARGGASPALALPSLRCRHSQPRGPGEPCGAGMSCALPAAAAAGASALSRGAAAEGGQQSREEDDRKVRRREKNRVAAQRSRKKQTQKADKLHEEYESLEQENTSLKREIGKLTDEMKHLSEVLKDHEKICPLLHCTMNFVTIPRPDALASCLPR; this is translated from the exons ATGTGGGCTCCGGCTCCGCCCCGGCCGCTCCGGCACCTGGCGGCGGCACCCCCGGCCCGGGGCGGTGCGTCCCCTGCCCTTGCGCTCCCTTCCCTCCGCTGCCGGCACTCGCAGCCCCGCGGGCCGGGGGAGCCCTGCGGCGCCGGCATGTCCTGCGCCctcccggcggcggcggcggcgggggccaGCGCGCTGTCCCGGGGCGCGGCGGCCGAGGGCGGCCAGCAG AGTCGGGAAGAAGATGACAGAAAAGTaaggaggagagaaaagaatCGAGTTGCTGCGCAGAGGAGCCGGAAGAAGCAAACGCAGAAAGCTGATAAACTTCACGAG GAATATGAGTCTCTTGAGCAAGAAAATACCTCCCTGAAAAGAGAAATTGGAAAGCTAACAGATGAAATGAAACACTTGAGTGAAGTGTTGAAGGATCATGAAAAGATCTGTCCACTATTGCACTGCACCATGAACTTTGTGACCATACCAAGGCCCGATGCACTTGCCAGCTGCCTACCAAGATGA